The window aatattgaaATCGATTTGATAGCTCAAAACATATTATTTGAGGAAAAACAATATTAATGGAAGTGCCATATAAGAGTATTCAATTGTTCTTGAGTTCATAAGATCCAACAAATGACCTTAGGGTAACCAGGCAAATGAGCTGCATGATTTGAACATTTTGACAGTACCTCATGATTTTGGGATACCTTAACTTCTGGTGTATGACTACAAAATTTTGCCAAAAAACCATAAACAATACTCAGCTGGGACACTGCTATCATCAACAAATTTTCAGATCACAAAAAAAGTACAAGCAAAAAAGATACAGCTACAGATTGCATTTTGTTGAAATGCCGCAGTGAAATCATATACAGTATACATATGATATAACATATCCAAAAATTTACATGGGATTTTGCTTCTCATATGATCCCACATCCCTATCTACATAACTCTATAAAGTATGGGGAACATTACCATAAATCAAAAGAGATTATTGTGGGTCAGTAGGGGTTAGTTTTGAAGTAGATGGCTCGCCGAGGGAGACAGAAGCAAGGGAAGACGCCCAGACCCGTGCATTATTCGCCCCCTTTCGGAGGTTCCTAGTCCGATTGCAAAGTCTAAGATTGCGGCATAACCTTTTGACATCGACCAAATGCAGCACCTGCTCCAACAAATGGCTCGACTCACAAAGAAACCTCAAGTTCAGATGCCAGGCGTGTGAGACACAAAAGGCTTTCACACGGGTGTATATCGCATAGATGATGCATATGCTCATTCTCAGAAAGATGAAAAGAACACTAAATGCCAAGTAAGGTTCCTTAGTTATCAACTCCCTTGCAGATTCAACTTGGAGTACTTGGGTCCTAACCCTTCCTGAACCAGCCAGATCTATCTCCGGAAGCATGACTGGATCCAAGCCTGTATAAAAATAGGCAAGGATATACTTACTACATGTTCAAGATGCTAAAATAGTTTACACttggaaattaaaattaaatgaggtGGAGAAAATGCAAAGACAGAATAAGGAAGCTTCAGTATATAAAGTTGAAATCACAGCACTTGAGCTTTTATATAGTCAAGGTAAGTCATACTATGTTCGCAAGAGGCCATGCTTAGACCTACACCAAAAAATTAAGTTGAAGAAGTTATTATGAGGATTGACTACTCCTAACTTAAGTTAATGTACCTGTAGTTCTCTTGTAGAAATAGACTAATGAGGTTAGGTCATTTGACCCTTGATACCGAAGCCTTGTTGTCCCATTTATCAACATTAAAGCAGGAAAACTGTGAATACCATATCTTGAGAAGACACTGTGTAGCAACAAAAAAACAAAGGCGATCACATGAAATGTAAGTTTCATAAAGAATATGTGGGCAACTTGATGAAGATTGGAGCAAAACAACTAATAGAATTGCTGCAGCAGACCTGGGCATGACTGATGATTCTTCAACTAAGAAGTGTTTTATTTGAGGAAACATCGAGCTAAGAGCATCAAAGGTAGGTCGACGGCTGTGTGAAAATGGACACCATGATGCATAGAAGAGAACAGAAAAATAAGCACTTTTCTTGCCGGAACCAAGTTCTTTCTCTAGAATCTCTCCACTCACCTTCAAAAATGATTAAACAGATAAGAACTCACTACAATCaatccaaaagaaaaagaaaccaaagaaaagcaTAAATATCAAAGCATGTTCTTACAGGATGGTCAAGTTGAAAGAAAGCAGGgggttgatatatatatatatatatatatatgtatatataatttTCAGCCATTCAGCAGTTTTGAGGCAAAATCACAAAATATTGACAACTATGTTTTTGCAGCTCAAGGGATCTCATATtcttttcctaataaaaaatataaaatcagcAATTATATTTTAAAGATCTACATTAATATGCTTCATAGCACCTAAAATAAGTTTCCCTCATCTAACTTTTAATTTTCTGATATACCATCTACCTCAATATTCCTATTTCATCTCAACCCGAATGATACTCATTGCATACTCTATTAGATAACAGGCAACCATATGATTCACCTTATGTATGTATTACACTAATACAATTATCTTTTACACTTCTGCCTTTAATCTAAAAGGTACACACATGACACGATGACATAAAATTAGTCACATGTTCATTTTGTCCACTAATACCCAAGTGACATAATGGACCTTTTGTCCATAATAacgagaaaaatatatataattaatgttATCCTGTTAATCCACAAAGAAACCAGCATAGGCAGAAGATATCTTAAATTAGTACCCTGATGTCTATTGACAGAAGATGGATGCAAAGTTTGCCCCTCCATAGCACACCTTAATCTAGGTAGTAGCTAAAGTTCAAAGTGAATGGCCACACAAAGTCAAATAGTCCAAAAAAGGTGTCATTGATCTTATCACAAGGGCATGCAAATGATTCATCTTAGAGTGGAAATATGAAGCACGCCACTTGGAATGTCAGAGATCAATCAACAGATTGGTACCAAGTCCCTTTAGAGTGAGCTTACCATACTTCAAAGTTAAGGGAAAGCTACTAAAGTTAGCATCCCATCAAAGCATaagattagattttttttaaaaaaaagtctgCTAAACAACTACAACAGTAACCCACTTCTATCTAATGAAACAGACATTTATCATTCTTCAGTTTTCTGCTTTTAGAGGTAGGACTTAAATCAATAGCAGTTTCTCAAATTAATTAAAAGCATCAAAGTTTGCCCTGCCCTTCATACACTTAATCATCACCATGTAACTGAAATAATCAAACATATATAAAAAAACGAAGACATAAGGCATGCCTTTCTTCAATCGAAATCAAAACAACAAGTCTTAATTACCATATTTCACTACAAAACCGAAACAGCTaactaaaaaatataaattttaataaatccagtagATGGTCATAAGGGATTCTTCTGGAGACCTAACCCTCCAAGAATAATCAAACCCTAATTAATCTAATCACCAGCTTCCCGCTAGAAAACGCCCACCTTTGGATAGCAATATCCGAACGGATAGTATAAGGAAGTATCCAGCAAGCGACAGCGTACCTCCACAGGTGGAGAGAGGTCGATCGAAGGTAGACATTGATATTCGAGGTGACTGAGGAAGGCGAGGTCCGACCGAGGACAGAGAGGCTGCGCGGCGGATCGGACGTGCGCGAGGCAGGCGGCGGGGGAGAGGACGAGGAGGAAGGCGAGGAGATGGAAGGAGGATTCGACCATGGCGAAAGAAAGAGCAATCGGAAGCTCGAAGTGGGACGAAAGAGAGGCCACACCTTCTTACCTCTCTTTTTCTGCGTTTATTAAATTGCGCGTCTTCCTGTTTGGATTTTGGACGTAGAGTTGGGAATTGACTAAATGGGCGCATCATATTTGACCAAAATACAAACTTAAGCcctttgaattaaatttaaatattccatcctaaaaatattactttttaaatattttactatTTAAATAACTTAAATCTCACGATAAAATATTCCATCCTAAAAATATCGCCTCATATTTAGAGAATATTCCTATTGGAAATGATCTTCTATAAAAAAACGACCAGAATAATTTTTTAGGTAAAAAAGATGGGTAGAGGCCGGCAAAAGGCCCAAGTGACACTGAAACAGGTCACCTGATCAGCCCAGACTCGAGTCACGACTGTGACAGCCGGCGGTTGCTGGATGGGTCCCGCCCTCGCCTCGTCCGTCCCCGTTATTAGATAAATGAACCCCTTCCTCTCTCCCCCGGTCCATTGTCTAGATCTAGATCGCCGCCGAGATCCCGGCTCTCTCTCCTCTTTCTCACCAAGTAAGCTCGTCCTTTGCAAGCGAGCGCCGTAGGGCTAccgaaaaggaagaagatgagggagATCATAAGCGTCCACATTGGTCAGGCCGGCATCCAGGTCGGCAACTCTTGCTGGGAGCTCTACTGCCTCGAGCACGGCATCCAGCCTGATGGCATGATGCCGAGGTAAGTTAGATCTGCTTTCCGCTTAGATTTCATTGATGGAAAACTGtctgcatttttttttcttagggAGGAAACGTTCTTTTTGTAATTGCTTTATTGTTTGGGGTTTGTAgttgtgtgtttttttttgttatttacaaGATGCTTTGGTTTTTTTGTACCGCCGAAGTGTGACAGGCTTTAGAGAGAAAAATGCACTCGATGTATCTTTTGTCCACTTGATTAACCTCAGATTGACTTACTAGTTTGTGATCTACTAACATTTGTATCGGATCTGTCCTAGGAGGCATATTTTGTTGTCTACATGTTGAAGAAAGTGAGGTTTCAGGAGTTGGCAAAAAGTTGTTTCACATCATTCTTTGTTGacggtatttttttttaaagaaaagaaagccTAAAGCTTAGTTCAGGAATCGTGATTTTTTAGTCGACTCATATATTTTGTTTAGAGTAAAGACTTTGTTAGTATTATCTCCTTAATTGGAGTTCCAGACCTTAATCTGTGTTTGTATATCACCTTCAATAATTAAGAACTATTGTTCCTTTTTCCTTAATTCCTTATCAAACTTCTCATGCATTAGATAGCTTTAACAATCTTTGACGAATTAAATATCTTTAATGAATTTATATATGCCTACTACCAACTGAATCAGTGATAAAAGCATCCTGGTTTGCTTATGAAAAATTCTGATTTTGATCTGGTTGGTTTTTTCTGAtacgtttttattttttttttactgtttcCTCAGTGATACTTCAGTGGGAGATGCAACAGATGCATTTAATACCTTCTTCAGTGAGACCAGTGCTGGGAAGCATGTCCCAAGGGCCATCTTTGTAGATCTGGAGCCTACAGTGATTGATGAAGTGAGGACCGGAGCTTATCGTCATCTCTTCCACCCAGAGCAACTCATCTCTGGGAAGGAGGATGCTGCAAATAACTTTGCTCGGGGGCACTACACAGGTACTGGCTCTGTTTTTTCTCATGGGCGAAGTTGATTTTCTGATACTAGGTCTGGAATTGATCTTGATGTGTGTGCATGAACGACAGTTGGCAAGGAAATTGTTGATCTCTGCCTTGACCGAGTTAGGAAATTAGCAGATAATTGCACTGGTTTGCAAGGATTTTTGGTTTTCAATGCTGTTGGTGGTGGAACTGGATCTGGTTTGGGTTCTTTGCTGCTAGAGCGTTTGTCGGTGGACTATGGGAAGAAGTCAAAGCTTGGTTTCACCATTTATCCTTCTCCTCAGGTACACAAAGTTTTGAAGCTGGTCTGCTCTCAATTCAAGTTAAATTTCTTGATCTGAACTTGTTTGCTTAATCTCATCCTTTGTGACTGTAGATAGTGGCATATTTCAGTAGTTAGTAGTTACTAATTAGTAATGAAAGTATAGTAATTAGTGGCATATATCAAAATTATGCATCACTAGGATATATATGCTGATGAAGCATACTGATAGTAGGCCATTTGTTTGTTCACTGAAGATTATATGGCAAAagcttaattaactttaaataaaaaatacttagtttttgaaaaaaaaaatcaagatgtCACTAAAATTGCACTATGGATTTTAGAATTTGCCGAGGATTTTGATTTTGAAGAAGTCAAGAACAACAAAGGTTGATATATGTTGAAAATTATAATATGTAACCTCTCTTAATTGTATAATAATTTACTGTGTACTAATATTGCAGAACTTACATTCAACACAGATCTCAAAAGATCTATCAGAATCACATAATTGTATTTGTATCAATGGAAATAATTTGGTAGCTGTAGACATGTCGGTCCCACCGATATTTGGCCATGTGCAATTAGATACCTTGTTTGCCTAGGCACTAGCACAAAAATTGTCTTTTTTTGTTTGACTCATAGTGCATCTAGGTGAAGTTCTGTaagtttattttgttttgtaaaataaattggaCTTAAACTGTGATATTCATGGTTGTAGGTTTCAACAGCAGTTGTGGAGCCATATAACAGTGTGCTTTCTACTCACTCCTTGCTTGAACACACTGATGTTGCAGTTCTGCTAGACAATGAAGCAATTTATGATATCTGCAGGAGAGCTCTAGATATTGAGAGGCCAACTTACACCAACTTGAACCGGTTGATATCTCAGGTCATATCCTCTTTAACTACTTCTCTGAGGTTCGACGGAGCTATTAATGTGGATATTACCGAGTTCCAGACCAACCTAGTGCCCTATCCTAGAATCCACTTTATGCTCTCTTCCTATGCGCCTGTTATCTCTGCTGAAAAAGCATACCACGAGCAACTCTCTGTCCCTGAAATTACAAATGCAGTGTTTGACCCATCAAACATGATGGCAAAATGTGACCCCAGGCATGGCAAATACATGGCTTGTTGTTTGATGTACCGAGGTGATGTCGTGCCCAAGGATGTGAATGCCGCTGTCGCAACC is drawn from Zingiber officinale cultivar Zhangliang chromosome 1B, Zo_v1.1, whole genome shotgun sequence and contains these coding sequences:
- the LOC122046177 gene encoding 5'-adenylylsulfate reductase-like 5 isoform X1, yielding MVESSFHLLAFLLVLSPAACLAHVRSAAQPLCPRSDLAFLSHLEYQCLPSIDLSPPVEVSGEILEKELGSGKKSAYFSVLFYASWCPFSHSRRPTFDALSSMFPQIKHFLVEESSVMPSVFSRYGIHSFPALMLINGTTRLRYQGSNDLTSLVYFYKRTTGLSMASCEHSLDPVMLPEIDLAGSGRVRTQVLQVESARELITKEPYLAFSVLFIFLRMSICIIYAIYTRVKAFCVSHAWHLNLRFLCESSHLLEQVLHLVDVKRLCRNLRLCNRTRNLRKGANNARVWASSLASVSLGEPSTSKLTPTDPQ
- the LOC122046157 gene encoding tubulin alpha-5 chain-like, whose amino-acid sequence is MREIISVHIGQAGIQVGNSCWELYCLEHGIQPDGMMPSDTSVGDATDAFNTFFSETSAGKHVPRAIFVDLEPTVIDEVRTGAYRHLFHPEQLISGKEDAANNFARGHYTVGKEIVDLCLDRVRKLADNCTGLQGFLVFNAVGGGTGSGLGSLLLERLSVDYGKKSKLGFTIYPSPQVSTAVVEPYNSVLSTHSLLEHTDVAVLLDNEAIYDICRRALDIERPTYTNLNRLISQVISSLTTSLRFDGAINVDITEFQTNLVPYPRIHFMLSSYAPVISAEKAYHEQLSVPEITNAVFDPSNMMAKCDPRHGKYMACCLMYRGDVVPKDVNAAVATIKTKRTVQFVDWCPTGFKCGINYQAPTVVPGGDLAKVQRAVCMISNNTAVAEVFSRIDHKFDLMYSKRAFVHWYVGEGMEEGEFSEAREDLAALEKDYEEVGAEGGEEDEEPEDY
- the LOC122046177 gene encoding 5'-adenylylsulfate reductase-like 5 isoform X2; its protein translation is MVESSFHLLAFLLVLSPAACLAHVRSAAQPLCPRSDLAFLSHLEYQCLPSIDLSPPVEVSGEILEKELGSGKKSAYFSVLFYASWCPFSHSRRPTFDALSSMFPQIKHFLVEESSVMPSVFSRYGIHSFPALMLINGTTRLRYQGSNDLTSLVYFYKRTTGLDPVMLPEIDLAGSGRVRTQVLQVESARELITKEPYLAFSVLFIFLRMSICIIYAIYTRVKAFCVSHAWHLNLRFLCESSHLLEQVLHLVDVKRLCRNLRLCNRTRNLRKGANNARVWASSLASVSLGEPSTSKLTPTDPQ